AGCACAAATACAGCGACGAAGAGCTCAACGAGATCTTTGGCCGGGCGGTGACCGGATCTTAAATCGAGCCTCATGCCGAATCTGAGGCGTCTGGATCGCACTCTCCCGTGCACTGACAGACCGGGAATGGGGCGTGCTGGTTGGTGAGCTCCGCGAGACGTTCGGCGCCAAAGGATCTTGGGCGCGCGGCGCTCGTCCTTCCGGTCCTCATGACCTTCTTCGGCGCAACGGCCGTGGCCTCGAACCTCTTGAGGCTCTCTACCTGGGCGGGCCGGCGACAGGCGCAGATGGTCCACATCGGTGAAACCGTAACGGCACTGATCGGCGCGACGCCCCAGGGGCGTTAGTCGTGTCTCCCTGCTCCCCGCATGACACGGCTCGGGGTGAACTACGCCTCGGAAGTCAGCGCTTCCATTCGCGCGACGCCGTCTAACCCGACAATGGCATGTACGACCTCGTCTGCGAGCGCCGGATCAAACCAGTGACCTAGCGCCTGTAGACCCGCGAACGCAGCGCGTGCCTCGGCATACGCGGTCTCGAGGACAGCCCGCGCCGAGTGGCGGAAGATGCTCTCGACAGCACCCTCTGCAACGGCTTCACCGTTCCAGAATCGATCAAGCGCAGCCTTTTCCTCAGGCGATCCATGATGATGGATCTGCGACGTGAGGAGGTTATGCGTCCGTCGGCCCACATCGAATTCGAAATCGGTGAGATCGTCGACGATCTGGAAAGCCGTACCGAGTTGGGCCACAGCGACCTCGGCCTTGGCCATCTTTTCTGCCATGTCGCCCGTTTCAAGCACGCTCGGAGCAGCAAACGCTAAGGCGAAAAGCGACCCGCCCCGGATCCGATGCACCTTCTCGACCATGACCTCCGGTGTCGGGATCTCATCGACCCCTCCCTCTTCGGAGCCTTCTAGGATGCCGATCGAGGCCATGCGGTCCAAGAGCCCCTTCTGTATACCATCGCGCTGATCCCCCGTGAGGATCGCAGCGTCCTGTGCCCGGTCCAACACCTTCCGTGTCAGCCGCTCAAAGCTCATGAGCTGTAGAATGGACACAAAGCGAACCCCAGCGTGGGGCGCGAGCGGCAGAAGCGACTTTTCCTGGTCGTCGAAGATGTTGTCTGCGGCCGTGATCGTGCCCTTGATGCAGAAGTTCAGCTCCGTGTACGCCTTCAACCGATCCTGAGTCACACCGAGGGACCCGAAGATCGAGCGGAAGAGGATCAAGAAGAAGTACTCCTGCAAAAAGTGGAGCCCCTCTGGAGTTGTGACTTCACTCGCGGACGGCACGTGTGCGGCCTCTGTGCGGAATTCCTCCCCGAGAACCCCTTCCAGGTCCGCGTAGACCATCCGCACAGCGTTCGCTTGGGCCTCCATATCACCGGCCAAATGATCCCAAACGCCCTGTCCAGCGAGGAGCAGGACAGCATCCTGGGAACGAAAAACGGGAGAAAGCGTCATGGGGACCGAATCAGTGTGTTGGGTACAGGTACCAAGACTGGGAAACTAGCGACTTCACGCCGTCCTCAGGAAGCACCGGCAATGTGTTTACCCGCCATCGCAAGGCCATAAAGCGTCAGGAATGGCTCAGTCTCATCGACAGTCTGAAGGTGAGGAGCAATCGTGTTCGCGAAGCCGCCTGTGGCTACGACTAGAGCATCCGGACTTCCCCACTCGTTCTTTATCCGCCTCACGATGCCATCTACCGCGTCGAGCGCCGAATAGAAGACGCCGCTCTGGATACAGGTATCCGTACGGCGGCCAATTACTAGTCCGGGTGGCTGGAGTTCGACCTTGGGCAGCTTGGCGGTACGTGCGGCCAACCAGTCCATGCCGGCATTCAGCCCCGGGGAAATCACCCCACCCTTGAAGACGCCCTCGCCCGTAATGCAGTCGAAGGTGGTGGCGGTCCCGAGATCGACCGCGATCGTGTCTCGATGGTAGAGCTCCATAGCCGCGAGTGTATTTACCACACGATCCGCGCCCACAGACATCGGCTCTTCAACGTCGAGCCGAATGGGCAGGTCGCTCCCCGGACCGACCGCAAGCACGTCGCCGCTCACGATCTTGCCGAGAGTCTTCATCCACACGTGGTTCACCGACGGTACGACGGACCCGACAACCCCCTGGGTGATGAGGTTCTCATCGACGCCATCGCCGGTCAAGAATGCACGAATGAGCGCGGTCATCTCGTCCTCAGTGCGCGGGACGGATGAAGATACACGCCAATGATTCACGATGTCGGTCGGGCTCAATGCCAAACCAACAACGGTCTCGGTGTTACCTACGTCGACGACGAGTTGCATCGGTCTCTCCAGACTCAGAATCTCGACAGAAGAATCACAATATCGGCCGCACGCTCCCTGCGACGACAGATACCCGCGAGCCGTCCGGCCGCTCCAGTAGGAGCATTCCTTCCGGACTGATCTCGATAGCCACTCCTTCACCGGCTTGTTCCGTGATCACGCGACGCCCGGAAAGAACATCGCGGTCCCGGAGTTCAGCCAGTTCGGTCACCCCGATCATACGGCCCGCAGTCTCGGTGAGCCCTGCCAGCTCCCTAACAAGCGCCCCTGCCAGTGCCGAATGACGCACCGGTGTCACTGCGAACTCTTCAACGGCACCCGCACGGTCAGCAATTTCCGGGGGCAGGTCCTGGACTGTCGCCCTCACATTGATCCCGATCCCGATCACGACGCGACCTCCCACTGCCTCACAAAGCACACCACCGACCTTGCGATCCGCGATGATGAGGTCGTTCGGCCACTTCAGACCCACACGAGACGCAGACCCGCGCCACCCCAATACTGACTGTTCAATGGCGCGGGCCGCGGCAATCCCACTCAGGAGTGGGAGCACGGGAGCACTCTCGGGCCCCGGACACGCGAGGAAAGAAATCCACAGGCCGCCCTGCGACGGAGAAAACCAATCAGCCCCCCGGCGGCCCCTTCCTTCAGATTGTTCATCCGCAATCACGACGGTATGTACGGGAGCCCCTTCAGAGGCACAGCCGAGGAGTACGTCATTCGTGGATGTGACCCGGTCCCACACAAGCAATTGAGGGACGCCCCATGCCGCGGCCCATGTATGCAACGGGGCCCCCTCCCACTCCGTCATCATCGGATGCATCTGCTAGGCGAGCAGGCTCAGCGTACCCATAGGAAGGTCAGGAACCCGGCTCCCGCGACCCAGCAATAGGGAGCGAAAAGATAGAAAGATTTCTTGCTGAGCATGGCCACGAATGTCTTGATGGCGAAGACGCCGGTAAGCGCGGCCGTGACACCACCGGCCAGGAGAGCAGCCGAGCTTGGTCCCCCGCCCCCGCCCAATCCTCCGAATTGCAACACAGCCGCTCCAGCAATCGCGGGAACCGCCATCAGAAAGGAAAACGCGGCTGCCTCCTCCGATGCGACACCGAGCCACAGTGCGACAACCACTGTGGACCCCGAACGGGAAATACCGGGCACCAACGCGAATGCCTGCGCAACCCCAATCGCCAAGGCAGCGGTCCAGCCTGGCCGAGCGAGGGCCGCGCGTTCAATGGGGCCCCGACTCGACCACAAAACGACCCCGGTTACCAAAAGAGCGATCCCGGGCGCCATGGGGTTCTCGAAGAGCCCCTCGATCCAGTCCTTCGCAAAGACACCAGCCAGGCCGGCTGGGAGTGTCGCGACCATCAGCAATCCGACGTACTCGTAGGTCTTGCCGTCCTTCGCAAAGATCCCGGACACAAGAGCCAACACACGCTCTCGGTACACCCATAGGATCGACACGAGAGTCGCGACATGAACCGCGACCTCAAACACGACGCCGGTCATGTCGATCCCCATCAGGGTCTGCGCGATGACCAGGTGTCCCGAACTCGACACGGGAAGGAACTCGGTGGCCCCCTGGACGAATCCGAGAAAGACGGCCTCCCAGATCGTCACTCGCCACCGCCGTTGACCACTCGGTCGTAGTATGCCTCGTACTGTGGCACCACGCGGGCCGCAGAGAAGCGTTCAACCGCCATGGCACGGGCGCCCTCCGACAGTCTTTGCCAATGATCCTCATCCTCTAGGATCCGGGTCCCGGCATCGGCCATGCCATCGATGTCTCCGATGTCCAACAAATATCCGGTTTCCCCGTCCACAACGACCTCTGGGATCCCACCCGCGTTCGATGCCACTACCGGAGTCCCACATGCCATGGCCTCCAGAGCGGCCAAGCCAAACGACTCGCTCTCTGAAGGGAGCAAAAAGAGGTCGGCGCATGACAACAACTCATGCACGGAGGTGTGTTTCCCCAAGAAGAGAACCTGATCACGAACACCCAGTTCCTCCGCCTTCATGAGCGCCCTGAGTCGATCCGGGCCATCTCCGACCAGTACGAGGCGCGACGGCACCTTGTCATTCAAGCGAGCGAACGTGGCGACCACGTCCTCGACGCGCTTCACAGACCGAAAGTTGGAAATGTGCATGACAATTTTCTCGCCGTCGGGCGCGAGTGTAGCCCTGTGGCAGGGCTCCAGGCCCGGTCGAAACACCTTCGTATCGATGAAGTTCGGAATCACTTCGATACGGTCCTCCGGGACAGTGAAATCACGAACGGTCTCACGCTTCAGGAACTCGGACACCGCAGTGAGCCCGTGAGAACGAAGAATCGAAAACCGGGTGATCGCGTGGAATGACGGATGCAGACCCACCAGGGTGATATCGGTCCCGTGCAGCGTCGTCAGAATCTTGAGATCGCGCTCTTGAGCGAGCATTTCCTGGGCGATCCAGGCCGACGTAGCATGCGGAATCGCATAGTGTACATGGACGAGGTCCAGTTCGTGCTTCTTGGCAGTGTCATGGAGGGCGACAGCCAAGGCCAACGAATACGGTGGGTGCTCGAAGAGGGGGTAGTCCTCCATCTCTACTTCATGGAAGAAGACCCGCTCGCGGAACTTGTTGAGCCTGAACGGCAGAGCATACGACACGAAGTGGACCTCGTGCCCCCTCTCTGCGAGAAGGAGACCCAACTCGGTAGCTACAGCACCGGATCCGCCGTACGTCGGATAACAGGTGATTCCGATTTTCATGGTGTGGCTCCCAAGGACAGGGATCGTGACCCGGGCAACGAGCCCCCTGCTGCACTCCACCCTAAAAGTACGGACGACAGCTGCTCTTGGACCGGCCGCATCGCGTCGATATGAGGGACGGAGGTGGGCAGTTGATGTCGGTACCAAGTGATCTGTCGCCGCGCGTAGCGGCGAGTGGCCTGCCGGACCTCACTTAGGGCCTCGTCGAGCGTCATCTCACCTTCCAAGTGGCGTGCGATTTGCCGATAACCTGTACCGGTCATACCAGGATCGTCCATCCCGTAGCCTGCATCCAGCAAGCTGCGTACCTCCTCGAGTAACCCCCGTTCCACCATGCTCTCAACACGAGCATCGATTCGCCGATCCATCTCGTCCCGAGGCACATCCAGAACGACCACAAACCCATTCAACGGGTCTGCCTCCGTAGGCGCCTCGCGGTGCCACCACGACAGAGGACGTCCCGTAAGCAGCGCTACCTCGATGGTACGGGTCATACGTCGTGGCCCACCCTGCACCGCGAGTTCCGCCCGAACAGGGTCAAGCCGGTGAACCCAGAGTGCGAGGGTCTCCACATCCATCTGGGCCATATAACTCCGCAGGGCCTGCAGTCGGGCCTCATTCAAGGGTGGCTCGGCGAAGATCGGCTCCATCACGGACTTGAGAAAGAAACCGGTGCCGCCGACGAGCAACGGGAGCCTGCCCCGTCCCCGGATTTCTCCGACCCACCGCCGAACATCACGGGCGAACCGGCCCGCGGAATACCGTTGGTCGGGATCGATGAGGTCGAGGCAGTGGTGAGGGACCAGGGCGCGAGCCTCTGCAGTCACCTTGTCTGTCCCCACATCCATGCCGCGATATACCTGACGCGAGTCCATCGAGATGATTTCAACGGGCATCCGCGCCGCCACGGCCATGGACAGCTGCGTCTTACCCGATGCAGTGGGCCCGACGATGGCCAGGAAGGTCGGCGTCTCTCCTTTCACTTCAGCGGCCGAACTTTCGGGCCAACTCCGCCCCAGAGAGCCGCACGAGAGTAGGGCGTCCGTGCACATCGTGGTGCGGCAATTCGGTCGCGAAGAGCTGATCGAAGAGTTCCTGCATTTCGCCGGCTGAGAGCTTCTGCCCGGCTTTGATTGCACCCTTGCAGGCGAAGGTCATCGCGATCCGCTCGTGTTGGTTCTTCGCCGAGCGCACCAACTCTGACCCGTTGGTCAGTTCGTCGATCATTTCCCGAAAGGCACGTTCCCCATCGAAGTAGCGATGCGGGTTCGGCACCGCATGGACGATCACCGTGTCTCCACCAAACGGTTCGACCTCGAAGCCAGAGCGCTCAAGGAGCCCCTTGAGGTCTACCACCTGTTCGAGTTCGAGCGGAGTCAATCTGATGGTCAACGGAAAGAGAAGTCGCTGGCCGTCCTGGCCGCCCCGGTCGTAGGCGTCCATCAACTGCTGGAAGAGCACTCGCTCATGCGCCGAGTGCTGATCTACGATCAAGATTCCGTCGCGGGTCTCGGCAAGGATGTATGTATTGAGAACCTGCCAGAGCCGCGGACGCGAGGCGCCGACGGGATCCACCGGAGTGTAGGAGCCCAGTCGCTCCGTGAGCGAATCGGATCTCTCAGCACCGCCCGAAGAGCTGTCACCGCGCGGTTGCACCGCTTTCGGAGCACCGCCCGATACGAACAACGCCATCTGGTCGTCGGGGTCCGGAGCCGGCGGTGGGGGCGTGTCACCCCGTTCCCTCACAGCGAGACTCGGAGCTGCCAATTGTGTGTCGAACGTCGCGGAACTGTGCTCGGCGTCCAGCGCCTTCCGTACCGCGATCTCCACCAGCTCTTCCACGCGCGGCCAATCCCGGAAGCGTACCTCTGCCTTCGCTGGATGTACGTTCACATCAACAGACCCATCTGGGACGTGGAGATAGAAGAAGATCCAGGGTCTCACACCGTGAGGGATCGTGGTGCGATATCCACGTTCCGCAGCCTGCACGATCTGGGGCGCCCGGAACGGTCTCCCGTTCACGAACAAGAAGCTGCGTCGCATACCTGGCTTGGCCGCGTCTGGCC
The nucleotide sequence above comes from Longimicrobiales bacterium. Encoded proteins:
- a CDS encoding polyprenyl synthetase family protein, which produces MTLSPVFRSQDAVLLLAGQGVWDHLAGDMEAQANAVRMVYADLEGVLGEEFRTEAAHVPSASEVTTPEGLHFLQEYFFLILFRSIFGSLGVTQDRLKAYTELNFCIKGTITAADNIFDDQEKSLLPLAPHAGVRFVSILQLMSFERLTRKVLDRAQDAAILTGDQRDGIQKGLLDRMASIGILEGSEEGGVDEIPTPEVMVEKVHRIRGGSLFALAFAAPSVLETGDMAEKMAKAEVAVAQLGTAFQIVDDLTDFEFDVGRRTHNLLTSQIHHHGSPEEKAALDRFWNGEAVAEGAVESIFRHSARAVLETAYAEARAAFAGLQALGHWFDPALADEVVHAIVGLDGVARMEALTSEA
- a CDS encoding type III pantothenate kinase, with amino-acid sequence MQLVVDVGNTETVVGLALSPTDIVNHWRVSSSVPRTEDEMTALIRAFLTGDGVDENLITQGVVGSVVPSVNHVWMKTLGKIVSGDVLAVGPGSDLPIRLDVEEPMSVGADRVVNTLAAMELYHRDTIAVDLGTATTFDCITGEGVFKGGVISPGLNAGMDWLAARTAKLPKVELQPPGLVIGRRTDTCIQSGVFYSALDAVDGIVRRIKNEWGSPDALVVATGGFANTIAPHLQTVDETEPFLTLYGLAMAGKHIAGAS
- a CDS encoding biotin--[acetyl-CoA-carboxylase] ligase; protein product: MTEWEGAPLHTWAAAWGVPQLLVWDRVTSTNDVLLGCASEGAPVHTVVIADEQSEGRGRRGADWFSPSQGGLWISFLACPGPESAPVLPLLSGIAAARAIEQSVLGWRGSASRVGLKWPNDLIIADRKVGGVLCEAVGGRVVIGIGINVRATVQDLPPEIADRAGAVEEFAVTPVRHSALAGALVRELAGLTETAGRMIGVTELAELRDRDVLSGRRVITEQAGEGVAIEISPEGMLLLERPDGSRVSVVAGSVRPIL
- a CDS encoding undecaprenyl-diphosphate phosphatase — protein: MTIWEAVFLGFVQGATEFLPVSSSGHLVIAQTLMGIDMTGVVFEVAVHVATLVSILWVYRERVLALVSGIFAKDGKTYEYVGLLMVATLPAGLAGVFAKDWIEGLFENPMAPGIALLVTGVVLWSSRGPIERAALARPGWTAALAIGVAQAFALVPGISRSGSTVVVALWLGVASEEAAAFSFLMAVPAIAGAAVLQFGGLGGGGGPSSAALLAGGVTAALTGVFAIKTFVAMLSKKSFYLFAPYCWVAGAGFLTFLWVR
- the bshA gene encoding N-acetyl-alpha-D-glucosaminyl L-malate synthase BshA; its protein translation is MKIGITCYPTYGGSGAVATELGLLLAERGHEVHFVSYALPFRLNKFRERVFFHEVEMEDYPLFEHPPYSLALAVALHDTAKKHELDLVHVHYAIPHATSAWIAQEMLAQERDLKILTTLHGTDITLVGLHPSFHAITRFSILRSHGLTAVSEFLKRETVRDFTVPEDRIEVIPNFIDTKVFRPGLEPCHRATLAPDGEKIVMHISNFRSVKRVEDVVATFARLNDKVPSRLVLVGDGPDRLRALMKAEELGVRDQVLFLGKHTSVHELLSCADLFLLPSESESFGLAALEAMACGTPVVASNAGGIPEVVVDGETGYLLDIGDIDGMADAGTRILEDEDHWQRLSEGARAMAVERFSAARVVPQYEAYYDRVVNGGGE
- the miaA gene encoding tRNA (adenosine(37)-N6)-dimethylallyltransferase MiaA, which encodes MKGETPTFLAIVGPTASGKTQLSMAVAARMPVEIISMDSRQVYRGMDVGTDKVTAEARALVPHHCLDLIDPDQRYSAGRFARDVRRWVGEIRGRGRLPLLVGGTGFFLKSVMEPIFAEPPLNEARLQALRSYMAQMDVETLALWVHRLDPVRAELAVQGGPRRMTRTIEVALLTGRPLSWWHREAPTEADPLNGFVVVLDVPRDEMDRRIDARVESMVERGLLEEVRSLLDAGYGMDDPGMTGTGYRQIARHLEGEMTLDEALSEVRQATRRYARRQITWYRHQLPTSVPHIDAMRPVQEQLSSVLLGWSAAGGSLPGSRSLSLGATP
- the mutL gene encoding DNA mismatch repair endonuclease MutL, which codes for MARRIQILPDVVANQIAAGEVVERPASVVKELVENALDARATKVDVAVERGGKRRIRVSDDGVGMGREDALLSLDRHATSKISHADDLKGIRTFGFRGEALPSIAAVSRLTLDTKDTDDEVGTRVSVNGGQISSVADLPRQRGTTIEVRNLFFNAPVRAKFLKAVSAETRAVSEAVTALALANPRVGFVLTSDERTLLELPAAKDAAGRVSQLWGPEEAGTLILATGEENGMELKGLVQRPDAAKPGMRRSFLFVNGRPFRAPQIVQAAERGYRTTIPHGVRPWIFFYLHVPDGSVDVNVHPAKAEVRFRDWPRVEELVEIAVRKALDAEHSSATFDTQLAAPSLAVRERGDTPPPPAPDPDDQMALFVSGGAPKAVQPRGDSSSGGAERSDSLTERLGSYTPVDPVGASRPRLWQVLNTYILAETRDGILIVDQHSAHERVLFQQLMDAYDRGGQDGQRLLFPLTIRLTPLELEQVVDLKGLLERSGFEVEPFGGDTVIVHAVPNPHRYFDGERAFREMIDELTNGSELVRSAKNQHERIAMTFACKGAIKAGQKLSAGEMQELFDQLFATELPHHDVHGRPTLVRLSGAELARKFGR